A stretch of Shinella zoogloeoides DNA encodes these proteins:
- a CDS encoding invasion associated locus B family protein, protein MGFASLSRLSRAALGAAVLGLGAAALPSLAAAQQPGTVKSNHGAWSIVCDQPAGASGEQCALMQNVLAEDRPELGLSVVVLKTADRKAKILRVLAPLGVLLPNGLGLNVDGKDIGRAYFVRCFSDGCYAEVVLEEELLKTFRSGATATFIVFQSPEEGIGIPVDLKGFGEGYDALP, encoded by the coding sequence ATGGGTTTTGCTTCCCTTTCCCGGCTGTCCCGGGCGGCACTCGGCGCCGCCGTTCTGGGACTCGGCGCCGCAGCGCTTCCGTCCCTCGCGGCGGCACAGCAGCCCGGCACGGTGAAATCCAACCACGGTGCATGGTCCATCGTCTGCGACCAGCCGGCTGGCGCGTCCGGCGAACAATGCGCCCTGATGCAGAACGTGCTCGCCGAGGACCGGCCGGAGCTGGGCCTTTCCGTCGTGGTGCTGAAGACCGCCGACCGCAAGGCCAAGATCCTGCGCGTGCTCGCCCCCCTCGGCGTGCTGCTGCCGAACGGCCTCGGCCTCAATGTCGACGGCAAGGATATCGGCCGCGCCTATTTCGTGCGCTGCTTCTCCGACGGCTGCTATGCCGAGGTCGTGCTCGAGGAAGAGCTTTTGAAGACCTTCCGCTCCGGCGCGACGGCCACCTTCATCGTCTTCCAGTCGCCCGAGGAAGGCATCGGCATCCCCGTCGATCTCAAGGGCTTCGGCGAAGGCTACGACGCGCTGCCGTAG
- the coxB gene encoding cytochrome c oxidase subunit II has product MKNKAFAVLAAIGCLLFASAAFADQPVEWQRGLQPAATSIMEEIRWFEQYTLWFIVPVTLFVLVLLIVVVVRFRERANPVPSKTSHNTLIEIIWTLGPVLILLALAIPSFQLLTKQLAPTEEPELTIKATGFQWYWGYEYQVGEAPLSFDSLLLQDADRAAAGKEDKAVYPRLLTVDNELVVPVGKHVRLLVTAADVIHAFAMPSFGIKIDAVPGRLNETWFRADREGLFYGQCSELCGKDHAFMPIAIRVVSQEKYDTWLAAAATNLGDANKALMASVDGAVKSVDVAQNAAQ; this is encoded by the coding sequence GTGAAAAACAAAGCTTTTGCAGTTCTGGCCGCCATCGGCTGTCTGCTCTTTGCTTCGGCCGCCTTCGCCGACCAGCCGGTCGAGTGGCAGAGGGGCCTCCAGCCCGCTGCGACTTCGATCATGGAAGAAATCCGGTGGTTCGAGCAATACACACTCTGGTTCATCGTACCGGTCACCCTGTTCGTTCTCGTCCTGCTGATCGTCGTCGTCGTGCGGTTCCGCGAGCGCGCGAACCCGGTTCCGTCCAAGACCAGCCACAACACCCTCATCGAAATCATCTGGACGCTCGGTCCGGTCCTGATTCTCCTTGCTCTCGCCATCCCGTCCTTCCAGCTTCTGACCAAGCAGCTTGCGCCGACCGAAGAGCCGGAACTGACGATCAAGGCCACCGGCTTCCAGTGGTACTGGGGCTATGAGTACCAGGTCGGCGAGGCACCGCTCTCCTTCGACAGCCTGCTTCTGCAGGATGCTGACCGCGCCGCCGCCGGCAAGGAAGACAAGGCGGTCTATCCGCGCCTCCTGACCGTCGACAACGAACTCGTCGTGCCGGTCGGCAAGCATGTCCGCCTCCTCGTCACTGCCGCCGACGTGATCCACGCTTTCGCCATGCCGTCCTTCGGCATCAAGATCGACGCCGTTCCGGGTCGTCTGAACGAGACCTGGTTCCGCGCCGACCGCGAAGGCCTGTTCTACGGTCAGTGTTCCGAGCTGTGCGGCAAGGACCATGCGTTCATGCCGATCGCCATCCGCGTTGTCTCGCAGGAAAAGTACGATACCTGGCTTGCCGCCGCCGCGACCAATCTCGGCGATGCAAACAAGGCCCTGATGGCGTCGGTCGACGGTGCGGTTAAGTCCGTAGACGTCGCCCAGAACGCCGCGCAGTAA
- the ctaD gene encoding cytochrome c oxidase subunit I — protein sequence MAGTSAAHGDHHDHHEHKPLTFFQRWFLSTNHKDIGTLYLIFAICAGIIGGTLSVVMRMELQEPGIQIFHGLAQMVYGFEGDAAIDGGKHMFNVFTTAHALIMIFFMVMPALIGGFANWMVPIMIGAPDMAFPRMNNISFWLIIPAFLLVLLSMFVEGPAGAYGAGGGWTVYPPFSTSGQPGPAMDFVILGLHIAGASSILGAINFITTILNMRAPGMTLHKMPLFAWSVLITAFLLLLSLPVLAGGITMLLTDRNFGTAFFAPENGGDPILFQHLFWFFGHPEVYILILPGFGIISHIVSTFSKKPIFGYLGMAYAMVAIGAVGFVVWAHHMYTVGMSLDTQRYFVFATMVIAIPTGIKIFSWIATMWGGSIRFTTPMVWAIGFIFLFTVGGVTGVQLANAGLDRALHDTYYVVAHFHYVLSLGAVFAIFAAWYYWFPKMTGYMYSEFLGKLHFWVMFVGVNLIFFPQHFLGLAGMPRRYIDYPDAFAGWNAVSSYGSYISAAGVLIFLFGVFEAFAKKRVAGDNPWGEGANTLEWQLSSPPPFHQWEQLPKIK from the coding sequence ATGGCCGGAACATCCGCTGCCCACGGCGATCACCACGATCACCACGAACACAAGCCGCTCACCTTCTTCCAGCGTTGGTTCCTGTCGACCAACCACAAGGACATCGGCACCCTCTACCTCATCTTCGCGATCTGTGCGGGCATCATCGGCGGTACGCTGTCGGTGGTGATGCGCATGGAGCTGCAGGAGCCGGGCATCCAGATCTTCCACGGTCTCGCCCAGATGGTCTACGGCTTCGAGGGCGATGCCGCCATCGACGGCGGCAAGCACATGTTCAACGTCTTCACGACGGCGCATGCGCTCATCATGATCTTCTTCATGGTCATGCCGGCCCTCATCGGCGGCTTCGCCAACTGGATGGTTCCGATCATGATCGGCGCGCCGGACATGGCGTTCCCGCGCATGAACAACATCTCGTTCTGGCTGATCATCCCGGCCTTCCTGCTCGTGCTCCTTTCGATGTTCGTCGAAGGCCCGGCAGGCGCCTATGGCGCGGGCGGTGGCTGGACGGTCTATCCGCCGTTCTCGACCTCGGGCCAGCCCGGCCCCGCCATGGACTTCGTGATCCTCGGCCTGCATATCGCCGGCGCATCCTCGATCCTCGGCGCGATCAACTTCATCACCACGATCCTGAACATGCGCGCTCCGGGCATGACGCTGCACAAGATGCCGCTCTTCGCCTGGTCGGTTCTGATCACCGCCTTCCTTCTGCTGCTCTCGCTGCCGGTTCTGGCTGGCGGCATCACCATGCTGCTGACCGACCGCAACTTCGGCACGGCCTTCTTCGCGCCGGAAAACGGCGGTGACCCGATCCTCTTCCAGCACCTGTTCTGGTTCTTCGGTCACCCGGAAGTGTACATCCTGATCCTGCCCGGCTTCGGCATCATCAGCCACATCGTGTCCACCTTCTCGAAGAAGCCGATCTTCGGCTACCTCGGCATGGCCTACGCCATGGTCGCCATCGGCGCCGTCGGCTTCGTCGTGTGGGCGCACCACATGTACACGGTCGGCATGTCGCTCGACACGCAGCGCTACTTCGTGTTCGCCACGATGGTCATCGCCATCCCGACGGGCATCAAGATCTTCTCGTGGATCGCGACGATGTGGGGCGGCTCCATTCGCTTCACGACCCCGATGGTCTGGGCGATCGGCTTCATCTTCCTGTTCACGGTCGGTGGCGTCACGGGCGTTCAGCTCGCCAATGCCGGCCTCGACCGCGCCCTGCATGACACCTACTATGTGGTTGCCCACTTCCACTACGTTCTGTCGCTTGGCGCCGTCTTCGCCATCTTCGCTGCCTGGTACTACTGGTTCCCGAAGATGACCGGCTACATGTACTCCGAGTTCCTCGGAAAGCTGCACTTCTGGGTCATGTTCGTCGGCGTGAACCTGATCTTCTTCCCGCAGCACTTCCTGGGCCTCGCCGGCATGCCGCGCCGCTACATCGACTATCCGGATGCATTCGCCGGCTGGAACGCGGTTTCGTCCTACGGCTCCTACATCTCGGCCGCTGGCGTGCTGATCTTCCTCTTCGGCGTCTTCGAAGCCTTCGCCAAGAAGCGCGTCGCCGGCGACAATCCGTGGGGCGAGGGTGCGAACACGCTGGAATGGCAGCTTTCTTCGCCGCCGCCGTTCCACCAGTGGGAACAGCTCCCGAAGATCAAGTAA
- a CDS encoding heme o synthase: MAVIEHHETIPGGGEVYLSEASPRDFFELLKPRVMSLVVFTAFAGLVVAPGTINPFIGAIAILCIAVGAGASGALNMWYDADIDAVMTRTAKRPIPSGRIRPEEALAFGLTLSAFSVAILGLAVNWLAAGLLAFTIFFYAVVYTMWLKRSTPQNIVIGGAAGAFPPMIGWACVTGGVSIESVVLFLITFLWTPAHFWALALFKMRDYDAVGVPMLPNVSGEATTKVQILIYAVLTAAIAVVPTFLGFASLGYGLFAAALGLGFVWYSIGVLRMPEGDRAMVPAKKLFAFSIVYLFAIFSGLMLDHLIASFGWVL, translated from the coding sequence ATGGCGGTCATCGAGCATCACGAAACGATCCCGGGCGGCGGCGAGGTCTACCTCTCCGAAGCGTCGCCGCGTGATTTCTTCGAGCTTCTGAAGCCGCGCGTCATGTCGCTCGTCGTCTTCACGGCTTTTGCCGGCCTCGTCGTCGCGCCCGGAACGATCAACCCGTTCATCGGCGCCATCGCGATCCTCTGTATCGCCGTGGGCGCCGGCGCGTCCGGTGCCCTCAACATGTGGTACGACGCCGATATCGATGCGGTCATGACCCGCACCGCCAAGCGTCCCATTCCCTCCGGCCGCATCCGCCCGGAAGAAGCGCTCGCCTTCGGCCTGACGCTCTCCGCCTTCTCGGTCGCGATCCTCGGCCTTGCGGTCAACTGGCTCGCCGCCGGCCTGCTCGCCTTCACCATCTTCTTCTACGCTGTCGTCTATACGATGTGGCTGAAGCGCTCGACGCCGCAGAACATCGTCATCGGCGGCGCGGCCGGCGCTTTTCCGCCCATGATCGGCTGGGCCTGCGTCACCGGCGGCGTCTCCATCGAGAGCGTCGTGCTCTTCCTCATCACCTTCCTGTGGACCCCGGCGCATTTCTGGGCGCTCGCGCTCTTCAAGATGCGCGACTACGACGCCGTCGGCGTGCCGATGCTGCCGAATGTCTCCGGCGAAGCCACCACCAAGGTGCAGATTCTCATTTACGCTGTGCTGACCGCCGCCATCGCCGTCGTGCCGACTTTCCTCGGCTTTGCGAGCCTCGGTTACGGTCTCTTTGCCGCAGCGCTCGGCCTCGGCTTCGTGTGGTACTCCATCGGTGTGCTGCGCATGCCGGAGGGCGACCGCGCGATGGTGCCGGCCAAGAAGCTCTTCGCCTTCTCCATCGTCTATCTGTTCGCGATCTTCTCCGGGCTGATGCTCGACCACCTGATCGCATCATTCGGATGGGTACTGTAA
- a CDS encoding cytochrome c oxidase assembly protein: protein MSGTGKTEKSRLGNGAIVAICCAFVIGMVGMAYAAVPLYEMFCKVTGYGGTTQRVEQASDVILDRKIKVRFDANVGPGLPWTFEPVQREVEIRIGETVQVYYKARNNASKATTGQATFNVTPQAAGAYFNKVQCFCFTETTLKPGEEMEMPVVFFVDPEIVEPVETKGIHTITLSYTFYPHEASKPVASAADGKTDDANKL from the coding sequence ATGAGCGGAACCGGAAAGACCGAGAAGAGCAGGCTTGGCAACGGCGCCATCGTCGCCATCTGCTGCGCCTTCGTCATCGGCATGGTCGGCATGGCCTATGCCGCCGTGCCGCTCTATGAGATGTTCTGCAAGGTCACCGGCTATGGCGGCACGACGCAGCGCGTCGAGCAGGCCTCCGACGTCATCCTCGACCGCAAGATCAAGGTGCGCTTCGACGCCAATGTCGGCCCGGGCCTGCCCTGGACCTTCGAGCCGGTGCAGCGCGAGGTCGAGATCAGGATCGGCGAGACCGTGCAGGTCTACTACAAGGCGCGCAACAACGCCTCGAAGGCGACGACCGGCCAGGCGACGTTCAACGTCACGCCGCAGGCCGCCGGCGCCTATTTCAACAAGGTCCAGTGCTTCTGCTTCACCGAAACGACGCTGAAGCCGGGCGAGGAAATGGAAATGCCCGTCGTCTTCTTCGTCGATCCCGAGATCGTCGAGCCGGTCGAGACGAAGGGCATCCACACGATCACGCTGTCCTACACCTTCTATCCGCATGAGGCGTCGAAGCCGGTGGCTTCGGCTGCGGATGGGAAGACGGACGACGCGAACAAACTTTGA
- a CDS encoding cytochrome c oxidase subunit 3, with the protein MADAHQKKHDYHIIDPSPWPLLASIGAFVLAFGGIGYMRWLSGGAFHLFGLNVANPWIFFIGLVITLYTMYAWWADTVKEAHEGHHTRVVSLHLRYGMIMFIASEVMFFVAWFWAFFDASLFPGEAIQAARVAHTGGVWPPKGIEVLDPWHLPLYNTVILLLSGTCVTWAHHALLHNDRKGLINGLALTVALGVLFSFVQAYEYAHAPFAFKDSIYGATFFMATGFHGFHVLVGTIFLIVCLVRAARGDFTPKQHFGFEAAAWYWHFVDVVWLFLFFSIYIWGGWGAPVHG; encoded by the coding sequence ATGGCCGATGCGCACCAGAAGAAACACGATTACCACATCATCGACCCCAGCCCGTGGCCGTTGCTCGCCTCCATCGGCGCCTTCGTCCTGGCATTCGGCGGCATCGGCTACATGCGCTGGCTGTCGGGCGGTGCGTTCCACCTGTTCGGCCTCAACGTCGCCAATCCGTGGATTTTCTTCATCGGTCTCGTGATCACGCTCTACACCATGTACGCTTGGTGGGCCGATACCGTGAAGGAAGCCCATGAGGGCCACCATACGCGCGTCGTCTCGCTGCACCTGCGCTACGGCATGATCATGTTCATCGCTTCGGAAGTGATGTTCTTCGTTGCCTGGTTCTGGGCCTTCTTCGACGCCAGCCTGTTCCCGGGCGAGGCCATCCAGGCCGCCCGCGTGGCGCATACCGGCGGCGTCTGGCCGCCGAAGGGCATCGAGGTTCTCGATCCCTGGCACCTGCCGCTGTACAACACCGTCATCCTGCTGCTCTCGGGCACCTGCGTGACCTGGGCGCACCATGCCCTGCTGCACAACGACCGCAAGGGCCTGATCAACGGTCTTGCGCTGACGGTCGCTCTCGGCGTCCTGTTCTCCTTCGTCCAGGCCTACGAATATGCGCACGCACCGTTCGCCTTCAAGGACTCGATCTACGGCGCGACCTTCTTCATGGCGACCGGTTTCCACGGCTTCCACGTTCTGGTCGGCACGATCTTCCTGATCGTCTGCCTCGTGCGCGCCGCGCGCGGCGACTTCACCCCGAAGCAGCACTTCGGCTTCGAGGCCGCCGCCTGGTACTGGCATTTCGTCGACGTCGTCTGGCTCTTCCTCTTCTTCTCCATTTACATCTGGGGTGGCTGGGGCGCGCCGGTCCACGGCTGA
- a CDS encoding DUF983 domain-containing protein, with protein MDDDKALFPPVDPFSAGARGCCPRCGQGKLFDGMLKVKPGCANCGLDYSFADSGDGPVVFVLLIVGFVVVGAALWLEVNFSPPLWLHFLLWIPAVIVFGLGLTRVLKGLLIALQYRNNARPGEIDRG; from the coding sequence ATGGATGACGACAAGGCCCTCTTTCCTCCCGTCGATCCCTTCAGCGCCGGCGCGCGGGGCTGCTGCCCGCGCTGCGGCCAGGGCAAGCTGTTCGACGGCATGCTGAAGGTGAAGCCGGGCTGCGCGAACTGCGGTCTGGACTATTCCTTCGCCGATTCGGGGGACGGCCCGGTCGTCTTCGTGCTGCTGATCGTCGGCTTCGTTGTCGTCGGCGCGGCGCTGTGGCTGGAGGTGAATTTCAGCCCGCCGCTCTGGCTGCATTTCCTTCTGTGGATACCGGCGGTGATCGTCTTCGGCCTCGGGCTGACGCGCGTCCTCAAGGGCCTGCTGATCGCCCTGCAATACCGCAACAATGCCCGGCCGGGCGAAATCGACCGTGGCTGA
- a CDS encoding SURF1 family protein, with the protein MPGRAKSTVAEAPAGERPRARGGRVVAAAVAFVLALAILLSLGTWQVQRLHWKEQLLADMAARRTAAPVALADIEAMAKKGEDIEYRPVTVSGVFVNNKERHFFATWRGQTGYHVYTPLQLADGRFLFVNRGFTPYEAKEPEMRKQGQLTGEQTVTGLARARLAEKPSSIVPENDLSKNIFYWKDLDAMASSTGIPADRLVPFFVDAGDAPNPKGLPIGAVTQFDLPNNHLQYAVTWYGLAAALVGVGLYALFRRKGNRPAP; encoded by the coding sequence ATGCCCGGCCGGGCGAAATCGACCGTGGCTGAGGCGCCGGCCGGCGAGCGCCCGCGCGCGCGCGGGGGCAGGGTGGTCGCGGCCGCGGTCGCCTTCGTCCTTGCGCTTGCCATTCTGCTTTCGCTCGGCACCTGGCAGGTGCAACGCCTTCACTGGAAGGAGCAACTGCTGGCCGACATGGCCGCGCGGCGAACCGCGGCCCCGGTCGCCCTTGCCGATATCGAGGCGATGGCGAAGAAGGGCGAGGATATCGAATACCGCCCCGTCACCGTCTCCGGCGTCTTCGTCAACAACAAGGAGCGCCACTTCTTCGCCACCTGGCGCGGCCAGACCGGCTATCACGTCTATACGCCGCTGCAGCTTGCCGACGGCCGCTTCCTCTTCGTCAACCGGGGCTTTACGCCCTACGAGGCGAAGGAGCCGGAAATGCGCAAGCAGGGCCAGCTCACCGGCGAGCAGACCGTCACCGGCCTTGCCCGCGCCCGCCTTGCTGAAAAGCCGTCCTCCATCGTGCCGGAGAACGACCTTTCCAAGAACATCTTCTACTGGAAGGACCTCGACGCGATGGCCTCCAGCACCGGCATCCCGGCCGACCGGCTGGTGCCCTTCTTCGTCGATGCGGGCGATGCGCCGAACCCCAAGGGCCTGCCGATCGGCGCCGTCACGCAGTTCGACCTGCCGAACAATCACCTGCAATACGCCGTCACCTGGTACGGCCTTGCCGCCGCGCTGGTGGGCGTCGGCCTCTACGCGCTCTTCCGGCGAAAAGGCAATCGCCCGGCGCCCTGA
- a CDS encoding DUF1304 domain-containing protein, with the protein MQILATILVALVALEHVYILILEMFLWTTPKGLKAFGMTPAQAEATKVLAVNQGLYNGFLAAGLFWSLVHPDPAFAWQIKLFFLGAVVVAGLYGGATASRKIFVIQALPAAVALVAVLFAG; encoded by the coding sequence ATGCAGATACTGGCAACCATACTCGTCGCGCTGGTCGCGCTCGAACACGTCTATATCCTCATCCTCGAAATGTTCCTCTGGACGACGCCGAAGGGCCTGAAGGCCTTCGGCATGACGCCCGCGCAGGCCGAGGCGACGAAGGTGCTCGCCGTCAATCAGGGTCTCTATAACGGCTTCCTCGCCGCCGGCCTCTTCTGGTCGCTCGTCCATCCGGATCCGGCCTTCGCCTGGCAGATCAAATTGTTTTTCCTTGGCGCGGTCGTGGTCGCCGGCCTATATGGGGGCGCAACGGCCTCGCGGAAGATTTTCGTCATCCAGGCGCTTCCCGCGGCCGTCGCCCTTGTCGCCGTCCTCTTTGCCGGATAA
- the ispH gene encoding 4-hydroxy-3-methylbut-2-enyl diphosphate reductase: MTETRPDLTIRLCGPRGFCAGVDRAIQIVVLALKAYGAPVYVRHEIVHNRYVVEGLEAKGAIFVEELNEIPEEHRQQPVVFSAHGVPKSVPEDAEARNLFYLDATCPLVSKVHKQAMRHQRLGRHVVLIGHAGHPEVIGTMGQLPEGSVDLIETVEDADRYTPPDPDNLGFVTQTTLSVDDTAGVIKRLHERFPNLTAPAADSICYATTNRQEAVKQAASGCDLFLIVGAPNSSNSKRLVEVALRAGAGKSVLVQRAAEIDWETIGDIRTVGLSAGASAPEVIVNEIIEAFRARYNAVVELADTVEENEHFLVNRELRNIELTSADMAFVNGE; this comes from the coding sequence ATGACTGAAACCCGACCGGATTTGACCATCAGGCTGTGCGGCCCGCGCGGCTTCTGCGCCGGCGTCGACCGCGCCATCCAGATCGTCGTGCTGGCGCTGAAGGCCTATGGCGCGCCGGTCTATGTGCGCCACGAGATCGTGCACAACCGTTATGTCGTGGAGGGGCTGGAGGCCAAGGGGGCGATCTTCGTCGAGGAGCTGAATGAGATTCCCGAGGAACACCGCCAGCAGCCCGTCGTCTTCTCCGCCCATGGCGTGCCGAAGTCGGTCCCCGAGGATGCCGAGGCGCGCAACCTGTTCTATCTCGACGCGACCTGCCCGCTCGTCTCCAAGGTCCACAAGCAGGCCATGCGCCACCAGCGCCTCGGCCGCCATGTCGTCTTGATCGGCCATGCCGGCCACCCGGAGGTCATCGGCACGATGGGCCAGTTGCCGGAAGGCTCCGTCGACCTGATCGAGACCGTCGAGGACGCCGACCGGTACACCCCGCCGGACCCGGACAATCTCGGCTTCGTCACCCAGACGACGCTTTCCGTGGACGACACGGCCGGCGTCATCAAGCGCCTGCACGAGCGCTTCCCGAACCTCACGGCCCCCGCCGCCGATTCCATCTGCTACGCCACGACCAACCGGCAGGAGGCCGTCAAGCAGGCCGCATCCGGCTGCGATCTCTTCCTCATCGTCGGCGCGCCCAATTCGTCCAACTCCAAGCGCCTCGTCGAAGTGGCGTTGCGGGCCGGGGCGGGGAAATCCGTGCTCGTCCAGCGCGCCGCCGAGATCGACTGGGAGACCATCGGCGACATCCGCACCGTCGGCCTGTCGGCCGGGGCCTCCGCGCCCGAGGTCATTGTCAACGAGATCATCGAGGCGTTCCGCGCGCGTTACAACGCGGTGGTGGAACTGGCCGATACGGTCGAGGAGAACGAGCACTTCCTCGTCAACCGCGAACTGCGCAACATAGAACTGACCTCCGCCGACATGGCTTTCGTCAATGGGGAATAG
- a CDS encoding homoserine kinase → MAVYTDITEDDLSRFLTAYDAGTLLSYKGIAEGVENSNFLLHTTKGAFILTLYEKRVDPGDLPFFLGLMHHLAERGLSCPLPLPRNDGALLGELSGRPAAMITFLEGMWLRKPAAKHCREVGRALAEMHLAGEGFEITRRNALTVDGWRPLWDKSADRADEVEEGLQDEIAGELSFLEAHWPRDLPTGVIHADLFQDNVFFIGDELSGLIDFYFACNDILAYDVATCLNAWCFEKDGAFNLTKGMALLEGYESVRPLTPEEAAALPLLCRGSAIRFFLTRLYDWLMTPPGALVVKKDPLEYLRKLRFHRQVANPAEYGLSR, encoded by the coding sequence GTGGCCGTCTATACCGATATCACCGAAGACGATCTTTCCCGTTTCCTCACCGCCTATGACGCGGGCACGCTGCTCTCCTACAAGGGTATCGCCGAGGGCGTGGAGAATTCCAATTTCCTGCTGCACACCACCAAGGGCGCCTTCATCCTGACGCTCTACGAAAAGCGCGTCGATCCCGGCGATCTGCCGTTCTTCCTCGGCCTGATGCACCATCTGGCGGAGCGGGGCCTTTCCTGCCCGCTGCCGCTGCCGCGCAACGACGGCGCGCTGCTCGGCGAACTCTCCGGCCGTCCGGCCGCGATGATCACGTTCCTCGAGGGCATGTGGCTGCGCAAGCCCGCGGCGAAGCATTGCCGCGAGGTCGGCCGCGCGCTGGCCGAGATGCATCTTGCCGGTGAAGGTTTCGAGATCACCCGGAGGAATGCGCTCACCGTCGATGGCTGGCGGCCGCTCTGGGACAAGTCCGCCGACCGCGCCGACGAAGTGGAAGAGGGACTTCAGGACGAGATCGCCGGCGAGCTTTCCTTCCTCGAGGCCCATTGGCCGAGGGACCTGCCGACAGGCGTCATCCATGCCGATCTCTTTCAGGACAACGTCTTCTTCATCGGCGACGAACTGTCCGGCCTGATCGACTTCTACTTCGCCTGCAACGACATCCTCGCCTACGACGTTGCCACCTGCCTCAATGCCTGGTGCTTCGAAAAGGACGGCGCGTTCAACCTGACCAAGGGCATGGCGCTGCTGGAAGGCTACGAGAGCGTTCGCCCGCTCACGCCGGAGGAGGCCGCCGCGCTGCCGCTGCTTTGCCGCGGCTCGGCGATCCGCTTCTTCCTGACGCGGCTCTACGACTGGCTGATGACCCCGCCCGGCGCACTGGTCGTCAAGAAGGACCCGCTGGAATACCTGCGCAAGCTGCGCTTCCACCGCCAGGTTGCCAACCCCGCGGAATACGGTCTTTCCCGATGA
- the rnhA gene encoding ribonuclease HI translates to MKHVDIFTDGACSGNPGPGGWGAVLRYGEVEKEMSGGEAETTNNRMELTAAMSALTALKTPCEVDLYTDSKYVMDGISKWIFGWKKNGWKTADKKPVKNGDLWQALDAARLRHKVEWHWVKGHAGHPENERADELARKGMAPFKKG, encoded by the coding sequence ATGAAGCATGTCGATATTTTCACGGACGGCGCCTGCTCGGGCAATCCCGGTCCCGGCGGCTGGGGCGCGGTGCTGCGCTATGGCGAGGTCGAGAAGGAAATGTCCGGCGGCGAGGCCGAGACCACCAACAACCGCATGGAGCTGACGGCGGCTATGAGCGCGCTGACCGCGCTCAAGACGCCCTGCGAGGTCGATCTCTACACGGATTCGAAATACGTCATGGACGGCATTTCGAAATGGATCTTCGGCTGGAAGAAGAACGGCTGGAAGACGGCGGACAAGAAGCCGGTGAAGAACGGCGACCTCTGGCAGGCGCTCGATGCGGCGCGCCTGCGCCACAAGGTCGAATGGCACTGGGTCAAGGGCCATGCCGGCCACCCGGAGAACGAACGCGCCGACGAACTGGCGCGCAAGGGCATGGCGCCGTTCAAGAAGGGCTGA
- a CDS encoding YciI family protein translates to MPPIYVAILTYVRPLEEIDRHVEAHIEWLRRHYADGTFLLSGRRVPRTGGVIVTRGESLEAVEALLKTDPFQQHGLATVDIIPLQVAMAADGLKELLLGA, encoded by the coding sequence GTGCCGCCGATCTATGTCGCCATTCTCACCTATGTCCGACCGCTCGAAGAGATCGACCGCCATGTCGAGGCGCACATCGAATGGCTGCGGCGGCACTATGCGGACGGCACGTTTCTCCTCTCGGGCCGGCGCGTGCCGCGAACCGGCGGCGTCATCGTGACGCGCGGCGAGAGCCTCGAAGCGGTCGAGGCGCTGCTGAAGACCGATCCCTTCCAGCAGCACGGGCTTGCCACGGTCGATATCATCCCCCTGCAGGTCGCGATGGCGGCCGACGGGCTGAAGGAGCTGTTGCTGGGCGCGTGA
- a CDS encoding peroxiredoxin, which produces MTIAVGDKLPDLKLKERTPDGPVDISTDDLFKGRRVVLFAVPGAFTPTCSLNHLPGYLENRDAILARGVDDIAVVAVNDHHVMGAWAVSTGGAGKLRFLADWDAAFTKALGMEIDLSAGTLGLRSKRYSMLVEDGVVKTLNIEESPGQATVSGAAAMIGQL; this is translated from the coding sequence GTGACCATAGCCGTTGGAGACAAGCTGCCCGACCTCAAGCTGAAGGAGCGCACGCCGGACGGTCCCGTCGACATCTCGACGGACGATCTCTTCAAGGGCAGGCGCGTCGTGCTCTTCGCCGTTCCGGGCGCCTTCACGCCCACCTGCTCGCTGAACCACCTGCCGGGTTATCTGGAGAACCGCGACGCGATCCTCGCGCGGGGCGTGGACGACATCGCCGTCGTCGCGGTCAACGATCACCATGTCATGGGCGCCTGGGCGGTCTCGACGGGCGGCGCGGGCAAGCTGCGCTTCCTCGCCGACTGGGACGCCGCCTTCACCAAGGCGCTCGGCATGGAGATCGACCTTTCCGCCGGCACACTCGGCCTGCGCTCCAAGCGCTATTCCATGCTGGTCGAGGACGGCGTGGTGAAGACGCTGAACATCGAGGAAAGCCCGGGCCAGGCGACCGTTTCGGGCGCAGCGGCGATGATCGGGCAGCTTTGA